In Pseudomonas putida, a genomic segment contains:
- a CDS encoding GMC family oxidoreductase, with product MRTTRAKADVVIIGLGWSGSIIAEELARAGLKVVAIERGAWRDTASDFPPSVDTDELRWATRKEILQAPRLETYTMRNHAGQQALPVREWSNLTLGNNVGGAGTHWAAASWRFNPFDFEPYSRTVERYGKQQLVAGLQVQDWGVTYAELEPFYDRFERIAGTSGKAGVIQGQVMPGGNPFEGSRNREFPTPPLVPSHWNDIFTQKTTEMGYHPFPVPAGTISQAYVNPLGVRMGPCTYCGYCQLFGCGNWSKSSPNACVVPALMRHPSFELLTETEVLHINKSADGKTATGVSYIDKHGVRGEQPADIVIVAAYQLDNVRLMLLSGIGEPYDPRTRRGVIGRNYSFQTLSYAYLWFENEHLNPFINTGCLAIQIDDFNADNFDHSGLGFIGGAGIQSLSNSGLPIGMAGVLPKGAPAWGKGWKQAFRHSYQNWAMIQGQGTSYAHEQAYFDLDPTYKDNYGRPLMRMTFDYNLNDQRSGEFIRNKCEQIAREVGGTHIESYNFAADHYTPFRANDSSHTNGGVVMGTDPNTSALNRYQQCWAAHNVFVLGASSFPNNGGYNPTVTIGALALWTAKAIIEQYIKKPGPLVQA from the coding sequence ATGAGAACGACAAGAGCCAAAGCGGATGTGGTGATAATCGGCCTGGGCTGGTCCGGCTCGATCATCGCCGAGGAACTGGCCCGGGCCGGGCTCAAGGTGGTAGCCATCGAGCGTGGCGCCTGGCGCGACACCGCCAGCGACTTTCCGCCCTCGGTGGACACCGACGAACTGCGCTGGGCCACCCGCAAGGAAATCCTCCAGGCGCCACGCCTGGAAACCTACACCATGCGCAACCACGCCGGCCAGCAGGCCCTGCCGGTGCGCGAGTGGAGCAACCTGACCCTCGGCAACAACGTTGGCGGCGCCGGTACCCACTGGGCCGCCGCGTCCTGGCGATTCAATCCGTTCGACTTCGAGCCCTACAGCAGAACCGTGGAGCGCTACGGCAAGCAGCAGCTGGTGGCGGGTCTGCAGGTGCAGGACTGGGGCGTGACCTACGCCGAACTCGAGCCCTTCTATGATCGCTTCGAGCGCATCGCCGGCACCAGCGGCAAGGCCGGGGTGATCCAAGGCCAGGTGATGCCCGGCGGCAACCCCTTCGAAGGTTCGCGCAACCGTGAATTCCCGACCCCTCCCCTGGTCCCCAGCCACTGGAATGACATCTTTACCCAGAAGACCACCGAGATGGGCTACCACCCTTTCCCGGTACCCGCCGGCACGATCTCCCAGGCCTACGTCAACCCGTTGGGCGTGCGCATGGGCCCCTGCACCTATTGCGGCTACTGCCAGTTGTTCGGTTGCGGCAACTGGTCCAAGAGCAGCCCCAATGCCTGCGTGGTGCCGGCGCTGATGCGCCACCCAAGCTTCGAGCTGCTGACCGAAACCGAAGTGCTACACATCAACAAGTCTGCCGACGGCAAGACTGCGACCGGGGTCAGCTACATCGACAAGCACGGCGTGCGGGGCGAACAGCCCGCCGACATCGTCATCGTCGCCGCCTACCAGCTCGACAATGTGCGCCTGATGCTGCTCTCGGGCATCGGCGAGCCCTACGACCCGCGCACTCGCCGTGGTGTGATCGGCCGCAACTACAGCTTCCAGACGCTCTCCTATGCCTACCTATGGTTCGAGAATGAACACCTCAACCCGTTCATAAACACCGGATGCCTGGCCATCCAGATCGACGACTTCAACGCCGACAACTTCGACCACAGCGGCCTTGGTTTCATCGGCGGTGCCGGCATCCAGTCGCTGTCCAACAGCGGCCTGCCGATAGGAATGGCGGGCGTACTCCCCAAAGGCGCGCCTGCCTGGGGCAAGGGCTGGAAACAGGCGTTCCGCCACAGCTACCAGAACTGGGCGATGATCCAGGGACAAGGCACCAGCTATGCCCACGAGCAAGCCTATTTCGACCTTGATCCTACCTACAAGGACAATTACGGGCGGCCGCTGATGCGTATGACCTTCGACTACAACCTCAACGACCAGCGCTCAGGCGAGTTCATCCGCAACAAGTGCGAGCAAATTGCACGCGAGGTTGGCGGTACGCACATCGAGTCGTACAACTTCGCCGCCGACCACTACACCCCGTTCCGTGCCAACGATTCCTCCCATACCAATGGCGGCGTGGTCATGGGTACCGACCCCAACACCAGCGCCCTGAACCGTTACCAGCAATGTTGGGCGGCGCACAACGTGTTCGTTCTGGGTGCTTCATCGTTCCCCAATAACGGCGGGTATAACCCGACGGTGACCATTGGCGCCCTGGCGCTGTGGACGGCAAAGGCCATCATCGAGCAGTACATCAAAAAACCCGGCCCGCTGGTACAGGCATGA
- a CDS encoding c-type cytochrome: MNKKKTVTALALMALAGLGGALLINGDTTAVNVADDRVTAADATRVDPAAVARGAYIARQADCAACHTAPDGNAYAGGYGLQTPFGIIYSTNITPERSSGIGNWTERDFFRAVRHGRHKDGRLLYPAMPYNAYVNISDADMHDLWAYMRTLQPVRQSAPANTLGFPYNIRLSLLGWNLLHFNNKPFVPQAEQSEQWNRGRYLVDGAGHCAACHTPKNLLGGDTDQYLQGAELLGSYAPEITNDAYRGLGNWNSEQLQSYLKTGANHQAIASGPMGEAVEFSTQHLTDADLAAIAEYLKSLPGSGAAPPRPLAVSEPMMQRGAQVYEYNCMACHNVNGEGINGMVTAFADNPGVRTPSGSNLIGTVLKGSKAVVTEHNLTGAGMPSFDWKLSDADIAAVLTYVRNSWGNAAPAVQAEQVARARHTLTAAKQLHAEH; encoded by the coding sequence ATGAACAAGAAGAAGACAGTAACAGCATTGGCGCTGATGGCGTTGGCAGGGCTGGGTGGCGCCCTGCTGATCAATGGCGACACGACCGCGGTCAACGTCGCCGATGACCGGGTGACCGCCGCTGATGCGACGCGCGTCGATCCCGCTGCCGTAGCCCGAGGCGCCTACATCGCACGGCAGGCAGACTGCGCCGCTTGCCACACTGCACCAGACGGCAACGCCTACGCAGGCGGGTACGGCCTGCAAACACCTTTCGGCATCATCTACTCGACCAACATCACCCCCGAGCGCAGCAGCGGTATCGGCAACTGGACCGAGCGTGACTTCTTTCGGGCGGTGCGCCATGGCCGGCACAAGGATGGGCGACTGCTCTATCCGGCCATGCCCTACAATGCCTACGTCAACATCAGCGATGCCGACATGCATGACCTGTGGGCGTACATGCGCACCTTGCAGCCTGTCCGGCAATCGGCCCCCGCCAACACACTTGGCTTCCCCTACAACATTCGGCTGAGCCTGCTCGGCTGGAACCTGCTGCATTTCAACAACAAGCCGTTCGTGCCCCAAGCCGAGCAGTCCGAGCAGTGGAACCGCGGCCGTTATCTGGTCGATGGCGCAGGCCACTGCGCAGCCTGCCATACACCCAAGAACCTGCTCGGCGGCGATACCGACCAGTACCTCCAGGGCGCCGAACTGCTCGGCAGCTATGCGCCGGAGATCACCAACGATGCTTATCGGGGCCTCGGCAACTGGAACAGTGAACAGCTCCAGTCCTACCTGAAGACCGGTGCCAATCACCAGGCGATCGCCTCCGGCCCCATGGGTGAAGCAGTCGAGTTCTCCACACAGCACCTGACCGACGCGGACCTGGCCGCCATAGCCGAGTACCTCAAGTCCCTGCCCGGCTCCGGCGCCGCGCCACCGCGGCCGCTGGCCGTCAGCGAACCGATGATGCAGCGCGGCGCGCAGGTCTACGAGTACAACTGCATGGCCTGCCACAACGTTAACGGCGAAGGCATCAACGGCATGGTAACCGCCTTCGCCGACAATCCTGGGGTACGCACCCCCAGTGGTTCGAACCTGATCGGCACGGTGCTCAAAGGAAGCAAGGCGGTGGTAACCGAACATAACCTGACCGGTGCCGGCATGCCTTCGTTCGACTGGAAATTGAGTGATGCGGATATCGCTGCTGTCCTTACCTATGTACGCAACAGCTGGGGTAACGCAGCGCCGGCCGTCCAGGCCGAGCAGGTTGCCCGAGCCAGACACACCCTGACTGCGGCAAAACAACTGCATGCCGAGCATTAG
- a CDS encoding amidohydrolase family protein: protein MKSPIVVLLFLLCSPWQLTSAKEPSASILIQGGRIMTMDPALGDIDQGDVLIRDGRIVAVGRDLQADDARRVDARGQIVLPGFIDTHNHLYVTTMRGQFRNHQGQFFPVSSRLAAKMSADDTYTAMRLGALELLAGGITTTGDFFDNVLSPAHGEAGLRALQDAGIRATLFYGGPDKTTRSPVDLEQLEALAQQRDGLVRMGLAWRLPRNRDDAANWAMRQREYDTARRLKIPIQVHVSGEAKPMFDALITRGYLYPGLTVVHATDATPDQLQALEKAGGSLSLTPVSEQRVGYGLTRLDHFSAVTRQGLGIDGNALAGSADMFASLRLAALTWSGGLRNEAAPDPRALLRLATQGGAAALGRADEIGSITPGKRADLQIIALDDINTSGFAGGDPAALLVYSARPENVRTVMVDGRLVKQDGKLLAADLPGLLQRAAVSATQMQARTDKP, encoded by the coding sequence ATGAAGTCACCGATAGTCGTGCTGCTGTTCTTGCTCTGCTCACCTTGGCAACTGACTTCCGCGAAAGAACCCTCGGCTTCGATATTGATTCAAGGAGGGCGAATCATGACGATGGATCCGGCCCTGGGCGACATCGATCAAGGGGACGTGCTGATAAGGGACGGGCGCATCGTGGCGGTGGGGCGCGATCTGCAGGCCGACGATGCGCGCCGTGTCGATGCCCGCGGGCAGATCGTCCTGCCAGGTTTCATCGATACCCACAACCACCTCTACGTTACGACCATGCGCGGGCAATTCAGGAACCACCAAGGCCAGTTCTTCCCGGTCAGCTCGCGCCTGGCTGCAAAGATGAGCGCCGACGATACCTACACCGCCATGCGCTTGGGGGCACTGGAGCTGCTGGCGGGCGGAATCACCACCACGGGCGATTTCTTTGACAACGTATTGTCGCCTGCGCACGGCGAGGCCGGTCTTCGCGCGTTGCAGGATGCGGGCATTCGCGCCACCTTGTTCTACGGCGGCCCCGACAAGACCACCCGCTCCCCCGTCGATCTGGAGCAGCTCGAGGCGCTTGCCCAACAGCGCGACGGCCTGGTACGGATGGGCCTGGCATGGCGCCTGCCCCGTAATCGCGACGATGCTGCCAACTGGGCGATGCGCCAGCGCGAGTACGATACCGCTCGCCGCCTGAAAATACCGATTCAGGTGCATGTCAGCGGCGAAGCGAAACCCATGTTTGACGCGCTTATCACACGCGGTTATCTCTATCCTGGCCTTACGGTTGTTCATGCCACCGACGCCACACCGGACCAACTTCAGGCGCTGGAGAAAGCCGGAGGCAGTCTGTCGCTCACTCCTGTCAGCGAGCAGCGGGTCGGCTACGGCCTGACCCGCCTGGACCATTTCAGCGCAGTGACACGACAAGGGCTGGGCATCGATGGCAACGCGCTGGCAGGCAGTGCGGACATGTTCGCCAGCCTTCGCCTGGCGGCCCTGACCTGGAGCGGCGGGCTGCGCAACGAAGCAGCGCCCGACCCGCGGGCCCTGTTACGGCTGGCGACACAGGGTGGCGCCGCGGCGCTGGGGCGTGCAGACGAAATTGGCTCGATCACCCCTGGCAAGCGCGCCGACCTGCAAATCATCGCCCTTGACGACATCAATACGTCGGGGTTTGCCGGTGGCGATCCCGCGGCCCTGCTGGTGTACTCGGCCCGACCGGAAAACGTACGCACCGTGATGGTCGATGGCAGGCTCGTCAAACAAGACGGCAAGCTGCTGGCTGCTGATCTGCCCGGCCTGTTGCAACGTGCAGCGGTATCGGCAACTCAGATGCAAGCGCGCACCGACAAGCCATGA
- a CDS encoding sugar phosphate isomerase/epimerase family protein, whose protein sequence is MNIGVVTWTLGLTEPGPVVAKVRELGLDALQYAGDFRDCSGIELKEKAAAAGLRILAIDPFNAGPPEPDAASEQGAIAYYCKLVDFAMDAGRVPVTLQGLALWTRNCPDRQSAWQRLLACCNAVDAYARERGVRTLYEVCNHYELPLVNTSEACRGLISQMAGGNLQMILDSFHMNINERDPVATIRRHAPNTGIYHISDSGRGGMGSGHIDFREQCDALLAAGFEGDVAIELVLPHLTPNSPPQTAEDQQMLDAEIIRSAVAWRSYLSQGGGA, encoded by the coding sequence ATGAATATTGGGGTCGTTACCTGGACATTGGGCTTGACTGAGCCTGGGCCAGTTGTCGCCAAAGTCCGCGAGCTGGGGCTTGATGCGCTGCAGTATGCGGGCGATTTTCGCGACTGCAGCGGCATCGAACTGAAGGAGAAGGCCGCCGCCGCAGGCCTCAGGATTCTAGCGATCGACCCTTTCAACGCAGGCCCGCCGGAGCCAGATGCAGCCAGTGAGCAGGGGGCTATAGCGTACTACTGCAAGCTGGTCGACTTTGCAATGGACGCAGGTCGTGTGCCGGTCACATTGCAAGGCCTGGCGCTATGGACGCGCAACTGCCCGGATCGGCAAAGCGCCTGGCAGCGGCTGTTGGCCTGTTGCAACGCTGTAGATGCCTACGCGCGCGAACGAGGCGTGCGTACGCTCTACGAGGTATGCAACCACTACGAACTTCCCCTGGTGAATACCAGCGAAGCCTGCCGAGGTCTCATCAGCCAGATGGCCGGCGGTAACCTGCAGATGATCCTCGACAGCTTCCACATGAATATCAATGAGCGCGACCCGGTCGCAACGATTCGGCGCCATGCTCCGAACACAGGTATCTACCATATTTCCGATTCCGGTCGTGGCGGCATGGGTAGTGGGCATATCGACTTCCGGGAGCAGTGCGATGCGCTGCTCGCGGCAGGGTTTGAGGGTGATGTGGCTATCGAGCTGGTGTTGCCACACCTCACCCCAAACTCACCACCCCAGACGGCTGAGGACCAACAAATGCTGGATGCTGAAATCATTCGCAGCGCCGTCGCTTGGCGCAGCTACCTTTCCCAGGGCGGCGGCGCGTAA
- a CDS encoding OprD family outer membrane porin, which yields MSGSTAMPYLIGTDAYLTNYMMAADFMEASERTWQLRYAYDFVGLGIPGLTFSTRYNHADHANPATFAGEGREWERDTDPAS from the coding sequence CTGTCCGGCTCCACCGCCATGCCTTACTTGATCGGCACCGATGCCTACCTGACCAACTACATGATGGCTGCCGACTTCATGGAAGCCAGCGAGCGCACTTGGCAGCTGCGCTACGCCTACGACTTCGTCGGCCTGGGCATCCCCGGCCTTACGTTCTCGACCCGCTACAACCATGCCGATCATGCCAACCCGGCGACCTTCGCCGGGGAAGGGCGCGAGTGGGAGCGCGATACCGACCCTGCCAGTTAA
- a CDS encoding SDR family NAD(P)-dependent oxidoreductase, translated as MADGWSNGRAAAVMYARHGYRVLAVDRDAASVGQTRDIILEEGGRCEVFTGDVTSAQDMRQMVDAAQDHFGGLDVLHNNVGIAETGGPVEASEDSWNKLIAVNQTSLFLTCKYALPVMEGQRSGAIVNIASIAAQRWLGFPYVGYSATKAAMIAFTRNVAIQYAPLGIRANCVSPGFMDTPMVSTSLTQAYGGETQAMLDKRHAQCPMGFMGNAWDVANAAVFLASDGARYITGVDLVVDGGLTLRCA; from the coding sequence ATTGCCGATGGCTGGAGCAATGGCCGGGCCGCTGCCGTGATGTATGCCCGGCATGGCTACCGGGTGCTGGCCGTGGACCGCGATGCGGCTTCGGTGGGGCAAACCCGCGACATCATCCTCGAAGAGGGAGGCCGCTGCGAAGTCTTCACCGGAGATGTCACCAGCGCACAGGACATGCGCCAGATGGTGGACGCGGCGCAGGATCATTTTGGCGGGCTGGATGTACTGCACAACAATGTCGGTATCGCCGAAACCGGCGGCCCGGTGGAGGCCAGCGAGGACAGCTGGAACAAACTCATCGCGGTCAACCAGACCAGCCTGTTCCTGACCTGCAAGTATGCACTGCCGGTCATGGAGGGGCAGCGCAGTGGCGCCATCGTCAATATTGCGTCCATCGCCGCCCAGCGCTGGCTGGGGTTTCCTTACGTGGGCTATTCGGCGACCAAGGCGGCGATGATCGCCTTCACTCGAAATGTGGCCATCCAATACGCGCCGCTGGGTATCCGGGCCAATTGCGTGTCGCCTGGCTTCATGGACACCCCCATGGTCAGCACCTCGTTGACCCAGGCCTATGGCGGCGAGACCCAGGCGATGCTGGACAAGCGGCATGCCCAGTGCCCCATGGGCTTCATGGGCAACGCCTGGGATGTCGCCAACGCGGCGGTGTTCCTCGCGTCGGATGGCGCTCGCTATATCACGGGCGTCGACCTGGTGGTAGACGGCGGGCTCACCTTGCGCTGCGCGTGA
- a CDS encoding SDR family NAD(P)-dependent oxidoreductase, whose protein sequence is MSNTAVQAALNFSLAGRTALVTGAARGIGHAIAVALGHGGARVALCDLDPAAAEQAAADLREQGVEAVGVGVDVADEAQVLAMVEQVEAQLGGVDILVNNAGIVSTAPLLELTTAEWNRVMAIDLNSVFFCAKAVLPGMMARRSGRIINIASVAGKRGGGLLGNSCYAAAKGAVIALTKGLAREAGPYDITVNAVSPALTDTEMTSVLAPQARAQVLAQMPLGRAGTPRDIAAAVCFLASAEAGFVTGEIMDVDGGFMRD, encoded by the coding sequence ATGAGCAACACTGCCGTGCAAGCAGCACTGAATTTCAGCTTGGCCGGGCGTACCGCGCTCGTCACTGGCGCCGCTCGTGGCATCGGTCACGCCATCGCAGTGGCGTTGGGGCATGGCGGGGCAAGGGTGGCCCTGTGCGATCTGGACCCCGCGGCCGCCGAACAGGCCGCGGCTGATTTGCGCGAGCAGGGCGTCGAGGCGGTGGGCGTAGGTGTGGATGTGGCCGATGAAGCGCAGGTGCTGGCGATGGTCGAGCAGGTCGAGGCGCAGTTGGGGGGCGTCGATATCCTGGTCAACAACGCCGGGATCGTCTCCACCGCACCGCTGCTGGAGCTGACCACGGCGGAGTGGAACCGGGTCATGGCCATCGACCTCAACAGCGTGTTCTTCTGCGCCAAGGCGGTGTTGCCAGGCATGATGGCGCGGCGCAGCGGGCGCATCATCAACATCGCCTCGGTGGCCGGCAAACGCGGTGGCGGGTTGCTGGGCAACAGCTGCTACGCGGCGGCCAAGGGCGCGGTGATCGCCTTGACCAAGGGCCTGGCGCGCGAGGCGGGGCCTTACGACATTACCGTCAACGCTGTGTCACCTGCGTTGACCGACACGGAGATGACCAGCGTGCTGGCGCCACAGGCCAGGGCCCAGGTGCTGGCGCAGATGCCCTTGGGGCGGGCGGGGACGCCTCGGGATATTGCCGCAGCGGTGTGCTTCCTGGCATCGGCCGAGGCAGGGTTCGTGACAGGGGAGATCATGGACGTCGATGGCGGTTTCATGCGCGACTGA
- a CDS encoding sigma-54-dependent Fis family transcriptional regulator has product MTASTHPVRPCLPAVPECDIAHDSDPLVRQAFRRALRLMERGIAVLIRGETGTGKEILARALHAHSQRRAAQLVALNCASIPETLIESELFGYSRGAFSGALPGGKKGKVQQADGGTLFLDEIGDMPLEQQTRLLRVIAEREVTPLGAERSVPVNFALVCATHQDLAAKVADGSFREDLFYRIATGVVELPPLRERNDRGELLCNMVAFELPGCEPRQVLSDVWALLLAHPWPGNLRQMRAVVRYACAVMEGTRIQRSDLPLDFLGQCEPGPREASLPLAGNITPIRRPAQQGDERADVLDTLQACRWNMSAAARELGICRPSLYRVMRRLDIPPLKEQLALGAYGTA; this is encoded by the coding sequence ATGACCGCTTCGACCCACCCTGTTCGCCCGTGCCTACCCGCCGTTCCCGAATGTGATATCGCCCACGACAGCGACCCGCTGGTGCGCCAGGCCTTTCGCCGTGCGCTGCGCCTGATGGAGCGCGGGATCGCCGTGTTGATCCGTGGCGAGACCGGCACGGGCAAGGAAATCCTCGCCCGCGCACTGCATGCCCACAGCCAGCGCCGTGCCGCTCAACTTGTCGCGCTCAACTGCGCCTCCATTCCCGAAACGCTGATCGAAAGCGAGCTGTTCGGCTATTCCCGCGGCGCCTTTTCCGGCGCGCTGCCGGGGGGCAAGAAAGGCAAGGTGCAGCAGGCCGACGGCGGCACGCTGTTTCTCGATGAGATCGGCGACATGCCATTGGAGCAGCAGACGCGTTTGCTGCGGGTGATCGCCGAGCGCGAAGTGACCCCGCTGGGCGCCGAACGCAGCGTGCCGGTCAACTTCGCCCTGGTCTGCGCCACCCACCAGGATCTGGCGGCAAAGGTAGCCGACGGCAGCTTTCGCGAAGACCTGTTCTACCGCATCGCCACCGGTGTGGTAGAGCTGCCGCCCCTGCGTGAGCGCAATGACCGCGGCGAATTGCTGTGCAACATGGTCGCTTTCGAGCTGCCCGGTTGTGAGCCACGGCAAGTGCTGAGCGACGTCTGGGCGCTACTGCTGGCGCACCCCTGGCCGGGCAACCTGCGCCAGATGCGTGCGGTGGTGCGTTATGCCTGCGCTGTGATGGAAGGTACCCGTATCCAGCGCAGCGACCTGCCGCTGGACTTTCTCGGCCAGTGCGAGCCTGGCCCGCGTGAAGCGTCCCTGCCGCTGGCAGGCAACATCACCCCGATCCGCCGCCCGGCGCAGCAGGGCGATGAGCGCGCCGACGTGCTCGACACCCTCCAGGCCTGCCGCTGGAACATGTCGGCCGCCGCGCGCGAGCTGGGTATCTGCCGACCCTCGCTGTACCGGGTGATGCGCCGGCTGGACATCCCGCCGCTCAAAGAGCAACTGGCGCTGGGTGCCTACGGCACCGCCTGA
- a CDS encoding LysR family transcriptional regulator: MIELRHLQYFRTLAETLHFGRAAEKLHISQPPLSRQIALLEEELGVKLFDRSRRRVELTEAGQRFYLDTGTVFAAFEQAKRNALAAARGAAGELSVGFMMSTAYSITPAITRRYAALYPQVNLKLTETLPLDLAHDISSGNKDVAIMYRPQDCTGLETVTLYREEMTLVLPPGHRLAGQTLLEPRELADETFIIVPRRIAPALHDMICNYCLQHGVTPNIGLEINMQQTIVNLVGEGLGVAMVPRSMRNMRLASTSFRPLREAPVIEVVAVWKADNHNPCIATFVETALQAGEQATREDQARRQTED, encoded by the coding sequence ATGATCGAACTTCGCCACCTGCAGTACTTCCGTACCCTGGCCGAAACCCTGCATTTCGGTCGCGCCGCCGAAAAGCTGCATATCTCCCAGCCACCGCTGTCACGGCAGATCGCGCTGCTGGAAGAAGAACTGGGGGTCAAGCTGTTCGACCGCTCGCGCCGGCGGGTCGAGCTGACCGAGGCCGGCCAGCGCTTCTACCTCGACACCGGCACGGTGTTCGCCGCCTTCGAGCAGGCCAAGCGCAATGCGCTGGCAGCGGCGCGGGGTGCTGCCGGCGAGCTGTCGGTAGGGTTCATGATGTCGACTGCCTATAGCATCACCCCGGCCATCACTCGGCGCTATGCCGCGCTCTATCCGCAGGTGAACCTGAAGCTCACCGAGACCCTGCCGCTGGACCTCGCCCATGACATCAGCAGCGGCAACAAGGATGTGGCGATCATGTACCGCCCGCAAGATTGCACAGGCCTGGAGACGGTCACGCTGTACCGTGAGGAGATGACCCTGGTACTACCACCCGGCCACCGCCTGGCCGGACAGACGCTGCTGGAGCCACGCGAACTCGCCGACGAGACGTTCATCATCGTGCCCAGGCGTATCGCCCCTGCCCTGCACGACATGATCTGCAACTACTGCCTGCAGCACGGCGTGACCCCCAACATCGGCCTCGAGATCAACATGCAGCAGACCATCGTCAACCTGGTCGGCGAAGGCCTGGGGGTGGCCATGGTGCCACGTTCGATGCGCAACATGCGCCTGGCCAGCACCAGCTTCCGGCCTTTGCGCGAAGCGCCGGTGATCGAGGTGGTGGCGGTGTGGAAGGCGGACAACCACAACCCGTGCATTGCCACGTTTGTCGAGACGGCCCTGCAGGCCGGTGAGCAGGCGACGCGGGAAGACCAGGCGCGGCGCCAGACTGAAGACTGA
- a CDS encoding SDR family NAD(P)-dependent oxidoreductase produces the protein MSQAAKTTLPVSAHGRVALVTGAAMGIGAAIAERLGHDGHTVVVADINLNAAQEMVAGLQAQGIDALALAIDIGDAASISALFDTLRERCGRCDVLVNNAGIARTEPFLDTELEGWQRLMNVNLTGTLLCSQQAAQLMREQGWGRIVNVASISGMRASMGRTAYGTSKAAVIGLTRQMAIELAEYGITVNGIAPGPVDTPLTRTLHSAATRESYARAVPLRRYGTPAEMAGAVAFLASEDAAYISGHVIPVDGGFMASGILEI, from the coding sequence ATGAGCCAAGCTGCGAAAACGACTTTGCCTGTATCCGCCCACGGACGCGTGGCCCTGGTGACCGGTGCCGCCATGGGCATTGGCGCGGCCATCGCCGAACGCCTGGGACATGACGGCCATACGGTGGTGGTGGCCGATATCAACCTGAATGCTGCCCAGGAGATGGTCGCCGGCCTGCAGGCCCAGGGCATCGACGCCCTGGCCCTGGCCATCGACATCGGCGATGCGGCGTCGATCAGCGCGCTGTTCGACACCCTGCGCGAGCGCTGTGGGCGCTGCGATGTGCTGGTCAACAACGCCGGTATCGCCCGCACCGAGCCATTCCTGGACACTGAACTGGAGGGTTGGCAGCGGCTGATGAACGTCAACCTCACCGGTACCTTGCTGTGTAGCCAGCAGGCCGCCCAGCTGATGCGCGAGCAGGGCTGGGGGCGGATCGTCAACGTCGCCTCCATCAGTGGCATGCGGGCCAGCATGGGGCGTACCGCCTATGGTACGTCGAAGGCTGCGGTGATCGGCCTGACCCGGCAGATGGCCATCGAGCTGGCCGAATATGGCATTACCGTCAACGGTATCGCTCCAGGACCTGTGGACACACCCCTGACACGTACGCTGCATTCGGCTGCGACTCGCGAGTCTTATGCCCGGGCGGTGCCGCTGCGGCGCTATGGCACACCGGCGGAGATGGCCGGCGCGGTGGCGTTCCTGGCGTCGGAGGATGCGGCGTACATCAGCGGGCACGTGATCCCGGTGGATGGTGGTTTCATGGCCTCGGGTATTCTGGAGATCTGA